The Corynebacterium occultum sequence TCATGGCCCCAGACCTTCTCCACGATCGCGGCATCATGGATGCCCTCCACCCAGATCCGGGAAGGCGCGGCGACCTTCGCCTGCACATTGGCCACCCGGCGGGAACCAGAATTGGAGCGCTGCGGCTCCTGCTTGGGCACATAACGGGTCAGGGTCACCGTCTTACCCTCGAGGAGGAAGGCACCTTCCCGCATCTTGAAGAGATGCTGGGCACCCCGCCGGTCCTCCAGGCGGAGAAAATCACCGTCATAGGTGCGTTCGAAACCGACCACCGCGCCCACATAACCGGTGGCCTTCACCTCCACCACCAGTCCCGGTTCCGCCGGGATCTTCGGGTAGGTGGGGCGGGCGTTGCGTGAATGGCCGGCGAGAATATCACCGGAATAAGGATCCTTGGAGCTCATGGTCATCCACCTTATCGGCTAGACTCCTCCCACCATGGATATTCGCGCCAATGTCTATTCCCCACTCCAGAACACGGCCGTCTGGCTCGCCGCCTGGCTATATGGTCTGGAATCCACCGATGAGCTCATCACCGCCCTGAAATCCCTGGGCGGTGAGCAGTCCCTTAGCGACGGCCGCGGTTTCCCCGACTTCCTGGCCGGCATCAGGACGGCCACCGAGCCGGTACTCGGGGTCGATGAGGAACCGGTACTGCGCCTGATGTTGTCCGGGCCGGGGGAAGCCCCGGGACTGCCAGCTGCTTCGGCATCCGCCCGGGCAGCCGCCGCCAATGGGATGGGTGCCATCATCCTCCGGACGCAGGATCCACTGACCCACCATGTGCTGGTACCCCAGGAGAGTGAAATCGGCACGAGGTGGGAATGGTTCCGGGAGACCGGCCTTCTGCCGGCCCCAGCCCATCTCTCCCCCGGTGAAGCCGATCAGCTGCTGGCACAGGCCACCGCACAGGCGGCACACCTGATCGAGTCCGCCGGCTATCGCAGCAACACCCTGAATAATCCGCGGTTGACGGTGGGTACTCTGGCGGACTTTTATGACATGCCGGGGTTACCGGGTGCCACCCCGCCGCGGGCGGCGAAACTCTTCGCCCGGGCGGATCGGGTGGCGGCCATCATCGAGACCGTGAAGGAGCGGATGTCCGAGCATTCCCTGGATCCGCATCTATTGGGGCTGTGGCGCCATATCCGGCAGGCCCGGATGGCCGGGGTCTCCTACGCGGTGGCGGACTTCGGCCGCTGAACCTGACAGCAGCCTGGTGCACAGGGGGCACCGTTGACGGTGCAGCCGGAGAGGGTGTGCGTACCCAGCCGGGCGGGCGGGGCGTCGCGAAGCAGTTCCTCAATGATGTCGACGACCATGCGGGAAAACTCCGGGGTGGCTCCCGCCGTGTCGACCCGGGCGAAGTCGACGCCGAGTTCCTTTGCGGCGTCGGCAAGCTCGGAGTCGAGATCCCAGATGACCTCCATGTGGTCGGAGATGAAGCCGATCGGGCAGACCACCATGGCAGTGACACCCTCGTCCCGGTGGATCTGCTGCAGGTGGTCGACCACGTCCGGCTCCAGCCAAGGGGTGGCGGGGTTACCGGAACGGGAGTTCCAGGCCTGGTCCCAGGTATCCACATCCGCCGCCTCCGCCACCAGACGGGAAGCCTCCATCACCTGGCGGGAGTAGAGGTTGCCGTTGCCGGGGCCACCCGCCGCATCATCGGCGGCATCGGGCACCGAGTGGGCGGTGAAGATCAGACGGGCGTCGGCACGCCGATCCTCAGGGAGGGTGTCAAAGGCGGCCCGTACGTGGCGCGCCATGGTCTCGATGAACAGGGGGTGGTCGTAGAACTGGCGGAGCTTGGTGAAATTGATCTCCGCCAGCTCCGCCTCCCCGAGATACTCACGCATCCGACGGATATCCTCGCTGTACTGGAGGCAGGCGGAGTAACCTGCCCAGGCGGAGGTGGCGAACACCAGGGCGTTGCGCACCCCATTGCGCGACATCTGGGCGGCGGTGTCCTCCGC is a genomic window containing:
- a CDS encoding ferrochelatase, giving the protein MSDTGTHNYDALLLLSFGGPEGEEEVVPFLENVTRGRGIPRERLKQVGEHYFHFGGVSPLNRLNREIIDNLQTELADRGHQLPVYFGNRNWHPMAEDTAAQMSRNGVRNALVFATSAWAGYSACLQYSEDIRRMREYLGEAELAEINFTKLRQFYDHPLFIETMARHVRAAFDTLPEDRRADARLIFTAHSVPDAADDAAGGPGNGNLYSRQVMEASRLVAEAADVDTWDQAWNSRSGNPATPWLEPDVVDHLQQIHRDEGVTAMVVCPIGFISDHMEVIWDLDSELADAAKELGVDFARVDTAGATPEFSRMVVDIIEELLRDAPPARLGTHTLSGCTVNGAPCAPGCCQVQRPKSATA